A segment of the Mastacembelus armatus chromosome 7, fMasArm1.2, whole genome shotgun sequence genome:
GCTCCCCCTGGAGCTCCAGCACCTGTTTGGATTTCTAATGGACGGGAAAACCAGTGTTGATCTTTAAAGTGGGAAACTGGGAGTGCTGGGTGTTTAAAGAGGCAAGCCTGACAGGCGAAGACATTCATCATCTGTGGACTACAACTTATTAGAAATATAGTGGACATCTCAACAGTGTTCTTTCATCAATTGGTAACTTTGGCAGAATTTTAGTTACAAAAAAATCAGCCACTTTTAATAATACCAAAACCTTCCTGGAATTCTgaattttacagaaaaaagtaTTGATTTATACATTTTCCAGGACCAGAAAGTTGATCAGCATCTTACTGAAAGGTttgaaaacaacacactgtttattttgttcctGAATATTTGGACTTACTGGAAACACAACTGGATTTTTTGGAGCCGTACATCAAATTCTGCACTGTTATTCTGTTGTCAagtttttaaaagcacaaaaacagcCAATCCTGAACTAATCTGGTTCGATACTACTGATTTGAAAAGGaatctttcacatttaaattcagtgttATGGCTCCATCTGTCGGTCTGTGGCTGTGTCtgtacctgctgctgctgtttacgGATGCAAAGAGCGTTGGACAGCATGATCAGCAGCACGACAGTATTGATAAATCCCCTTCCCATGTCCAACTGAAAGGGGGTGCCCTGTGGACCACCAAGCAGCTCAAAACACAGGATGACACCTATGCCCCTTACAAGAGCCCCCTCCTCCCGGAGATGGTGGATCTAGATTTGGACCAGCACCGCCGCCTGTCCAGGGGCACCGATGAGGATGAGCAACAGTCCACCTTCAGCTTGTCGTTTGAGAACGACTCAGTGACAACACCACAGGCCACCGAGATCGAGAATGTGACCAAAGTAACCAAAGGGGATGGTGGTAAAGATAATGAAGATACTAATCTCCATGGAAACACCTCCAACACCGACCACTATGCGCCTGGACTCTTCAACCCATTCTACCCGCTGGCAGAGAGCTCGTACGCAGCCTATGCTGTGCTGTGTCTGGCTGGCCTGGTACTGGCGGTGGGCGTGGTGGGAAACATGGCGGTGATGTGCATTGTCTGGAACAACTACTACATGAGGTCTGCCTGGAACTACCTGCTGGCCAGCATGGCATTCTGGGACTTCTTGGTCTTGGTGCTCTGCCTTCCGGTGGTGGTCATCAACCAGCTCTCCCATAGAAGGATCCTGGGTAACATCACCTGCCGCATGGTGCCTTATATGGAGGTGGGTGGGGCTTATGTCACAGTGGGGGCAATATATTTGCATAAAACTTTTTCAACATTTGACCGGTGCATCCTCTGAGGAACATGATGGATTCGAATAACTGTAAATAATATGTACTATTGTTGGCGCTAAGGGTGGGAATCATTAACAATCCACCTGTATCTTGTGActataaataagaaattagatCCATCTCATGTGCACAAGATAAGAGGTTAATGACCTTTAAGGAACTTAGAGATATATATTTGATTCAGTAGAAACAAACCACAAATTgtaaaagctgcagaaacactgaaactaACATACAAATGCACCCAAACCACATCTAGAGGTGTTCTGACTCACTGACTGTGATAATAAGTGAACATAAATATCTGCTCTCTCAAGCTGACCTGCCCCCTGTATGTAGTCTACgattaatgaaaatgtttgttaaagAATAACGAtggagggttttttttgttgagtctaaatcccatccagagactgacagcaacaatgaatgtggtgtccaaagagtaatgtgtgtgaatccagaacctggtttagcttattggtctgtgtcgtagacctccattgttgtccaaaaactattaaaaacacagcagggagccacaccgctgcactggctcacatggttcttcctcaccaacaatagGAGGCCCATCTtattccaaaaaccagctccagtggctgagaacggccgtcagTTTTCAcagtctctgctctgtttccactgttccaccagcttctctctgctcacagcattAACAAATGTCCTGTTAATGATTGGAAATATTAGCTCAAttaacattttttctcttttgcattcTTCActcaaagaaacagaaagtttTAAGTTAGATATGTTCCCTTTACTTTGCTACTAATCACCCTCCCAATCTCTACATGATATCAAACCCAACAGATTTGGGGTGACTCTAAACACAAATTAGAGAAAGAGGAATTGATGCTGTTGATGCCCTCAGGTGGGACAGTAAACGCCTCACTCATGACTGATCATGAGTCACATTTACCGGCATccttcaaacacaaacacatggattCTAATCATATCCCAGTGACAAAAAAGTAAAGCAGGGCGTCTCCTGACAGCACCAAGTGAAACTGTCAGACTCTTGTGTCAAGTGTTAGTCTTGATTTCTGTTAAAGCTGGGGAGTTGCTCTCTATGCAACATTAGATGATGATCATGTAGGGCATGAGGCTTCAGATGTGGGCACTGAGAAAtgtatttacacatccagctgTCTAATCTTACATCAGTGAAAATGTATGCAAGAGGTGTTCAAGGCAGACTGAAATGTGATTGCTCTGAAGAAATCTTTGAGGCTCACTCATCCAGATGTGGAAAAGGTGAAAATGCATCTGAGACACACACGTAAACATACAttcattgtctgttttttgtagCAACAGCTAAAAGctcactgacactgaatgaGCTGTTGTTCTCTCATTAAAGCAACATCAGGTCCAGACATATCTATACATACAATCACATACAAGCAGAGTTTATCTGATCCCTGATCACTAAAGGCTCTCATCTCCAAAAGTGATCAGATCCTTTGGGACGAGACCAAGAACCCACCAGTCCCTCTGACAGAACCTCAGCAGTCCTCTGCAGAGATAGAGAAGCTGCTGGAAGGTTTCCACTCTGTCAGAATGGATTATTGAGTGTAAATTAATTGGCAGACAGATTTTTAACCATTTGTGTGACGAACTGTgatttttacattgttgtagGTTAAAGAAATAAGGTACAACTTGTTAATCAATAAGCTTTAGACAGAGCAAGGCTAGCTGCTTCcctgttttcctttctgtttctaAACTGAACTTTAGAATTTGAAGAAAGGTCTTCTGTTTTATGAAACTCTGataaaaatggacaaaacagCTTTGCTCACTCGTTTCTACAGATCGTGTCTCTGGGCATCACCTCTTTCACCCTGTGTGCTCTGGGTATCGACCGTTTCCACGCCGCCACCTCCTCATCACAGCCCAAGGCCCGGCAGGTGGAGCGCTGCCGCTCGGTGCTGCTGAAGATGCTGCTGGTGTGGCTCGGCGCTCTGCTGCTGTCCAGCCCCGAGATCTTCCTGTGGCAGCTCAGCCAGGGCGTGTCCCCGTCCAACGGCCGGCTGATCGACTCCTGCACCATCACAGCCTCTTCCCCGTTGTCCCTCTACCTCCCCGACTCCCTCCACTCTCTGCTGCTCAGGTATCACCAGGTGAGAAGACACAGAGGCTGAACTGACCAACAGGAAGATTTGAACTCAAAATCAAAGAACTCTGGAAAATCATACATCAAACTGCTTTTCCTTGGCTCATTTTAGGATTAAGTTTAAAAATTAGAACAAACGCTGGTGGTTTATTTGTGGGCAGCTTTCTCTGGATTTTGTCTAAAGAAATCTCACTGT
Coding sequences within it:
- the gpr37l1b gene encoding G-protein coupled receptor 37-like 1, coding for MAPSVGLWLCLYLLLLFTDAKSVGQHDQQHDSIDKSPSHVQLKGGALWTTKQLKTQDDTYAPYKSPLLPEMVDLDLDQHRRLSRGTDEDEQQSTFSLSFENDSVTTPQATEIENVTKVTKGDGGKDNEDTNLHGNTSNTDHYAPGLFNPFYPLAESSYAAYAVLCLAGLVLAVGVVGNMAVMCIVWNNYYMRSAWNYLLASMAFWDFLVLVLCLPVVVINQLSHRRILGNITCRMVPYMEIVSLGITSFTLCALGIDRFHAATSSSQPKARQVERCRSVLLKMLLVWLGALLLSSPEIFLWQLSQGVSPSNGRLIDSCTITASSPLSLYLPDSLHSLLLRYHQGRMWWCFGCYFCLPILFTILCQMATRNVNSDSSAAQKQRTHDDRSSNQKRQQHQAVERQLNCTLLALAVVYGVCALPEHVCNITLAYTHITLSEDTAAMLALLHHFLLFFKSSVTPVLLLCLCKALGQAFMDCCCCCCQECQQTTTEGSPGSAQVKLKAANETSIFFDKAKETSAILSISS